The following coding sequences are from one Bradyrhizobium sp. WSM471 window:
- a CDS encoding caspase family protein, with the protein MRYFNRLVRNAAALAAVCLVGVATPALAEKRVALVIGNDLYPNLPPDRQLKKATNDATTIADALRSLRFEIVLGTNLGRQGMIDRLADFTARLEPGDTAAVFYAGHGVAIAGVNYLVPSDVPAVTEGAEARVRGASIAEPDVIAELQAKSVRVAFVVIDACRDNPFPRAAGRSIGNTRGLADARPARGIFTLYSAGIGQTALDQLGSNDTAHNSVFTRIFVEQLKRPELHLGDLAVEVRERVAALALIATDGGGQPAPHEQTPAYYDQTLGGRIYLWAPLSSERPVAGMLVKPQAGPAVAERATMRPPRPSAPGESCARSGFETYCVSSMLKPQFGNSYGATNLFDASTGTAWVEGAPGNGIGEWVTVEFETLRRVKSIHVQNGYQKSPDIFAKNNRVRQLRVLFSGGESQIFILDDKLSAQLLGLRSPIAAFWLKFIIDDVWAGNKYTDTAITKLLVNSDTVQ; encoded by the coding sequence ATGCGGTATTTTAATCGACTGGTGCGCAATGCTGCTGCGCTGGCGGCGGTTTGCCTTGTCGGCGTGGCGACACCGGCGCTGGCGGAGAAGCGCGTGGCGCTCGTGATCGGCAACGACCTCTATCCTAACCTCCCGCCGGACCGTCAATTGAAGAAGGCGACCAATGACGCAACCACCATCGCGGATGCGCTGCGATCACTCCGTTTTGAGATCGTGCTGGGGACCAACCTCGGCCGCCAGGGCATGATCGACCGGCTCGCGGATTTCACCGCGCGGCTCGAGCCGGGCGATACCGCTGCCGTGTTTTATGCGGGGCATGGCGTTGCGATCGCCGGTGTGAACTACCTCGTGCCGAGCGATGTGCCTGCTGTCACCGAGGGCGCTGAAGCGCGGGTGCGCGGCGCCTCAATCGCGGAGCCCGATGTGATCGCGGAGCTCCAGGCGAAGTCGGTGCGCGTGGCCTTCGTCGTCATCGATGCCTGTCGTGACAATCCGTTTCCGCGCGCCGCGGGTCGTTCGATCGGGAACACACGAGGGCTCGCTGATGCCCGGCCCGCGCGCGGGATATTCACACTCTATTCGGCGGGGATCGGCCAAACCGCGCTCGACCAGCTCGGTAGCAACGACACGGCTCATAATTCGGTGTTCACGCGGATATTCGTCGAGCAGCTGAAACGGCCCGAGCTGCATCTCGGAGATCTCGCGGTTGAGGTGCGCGAACGCGTGGCAGCTCTAGCGCTGATCGCGACCGATGGCGGCGGCCAACCCGCGCCGCACGAGCAAACACCGGCCTATTACGACCAGACCCTCGGCGGGCGCATCTATCTCTGGGCGCCGCTGTCGTCGGAGCGGCCAGTGGCGGGCATGCTGGTGAAGCCGCAGGCCGGGCCTGCGGTCGCGGAGCGCGCGACCATGCGTCCACCGCGCCCTTCCGCGCCAGGTGAAAGCTGCGCCCGCAGCGGCTTTGAAACTTATTGCGTCAGTTCGATGCTAAAGCCGCAATTCGGCAATTCATACGGCGCGACGAACCTGTTTGACGCCTCGACGGGGACGGCCTGGGTCGAGGGCGCGCCAGGCAACGGTATTGGCGAATGGGTCACGGTCGAGTTCGAAACCCTGCGACGGGTCAAATCGATCCATGTGCAGAACGGCTACCAGAAGAGCCCCGACATATTTGCCAAGAACAACAGGGTTCGCCAGCTCCGCGTGTTGTTCTCCGGCGGCGAGTCGCAGATCTTCATCCTCGACGACAAGCTGTCGGCGCAGCTGCTGGGATTGCGCTCGCCAATAGCCGCCTTTTGGCTGAAATTCATCATCGACGACGTCTGGGCCGGCAATAAATACACGGATACCGCGATCACAAAACTTCTGGTCAACTCGGATACGGTGCAATGA
- a CDS encoding FMN-dependent NADH-azoreductase produces the protein MKLLHIDSSVLGPHSVSRQVSAAIVDRLRQATPSLDIVYRDLTQSPLAHLSGSHLAAAQGAPAPAELGPDLAASKAALDEFLAADIVVIGAPMYNFTIPSQLKAWIDRILVAGKTFSYGANGPQGLAGGKRVIFAISRGGYYGAGTPTASLEHLESYLRGVFGFIGIHHPEFITADGIQVGPEHREKSLASALEAATTLRAA, from the coding sequence ATGAAACTCCTCCACATCGACTCCAGCGTGCTCGGCCCCCACTCCGTTTCCCGGCAGGTCTCCGCCGCCATCGTCGACCGTCTCAGGCAGGCGACGCCATCGCTCGACATCGTCTATCGCGACCTGACGCAGAGCCCGCTCGCCCATCTCTCCGGTTCGCATCTCGCGGCCGCGCAAGGCGCGCCTGCACCGGCGGAACTCGGCCCCGACCTCGCCGCCAGTAAGGCCGCGCTGGACGAGTTCCTCGCCGCCGACATCGTCGTGATCGGCGCGCCCATGTACAATTTCACGATTCCGAGCCAGCTCAAGGCCTGGATCGACCGGATCCTGGTGGCGGGGAAGACGTTCAGCTACGGCGCGAACGGACCGCAGGGCCTTGCCGGCGGCAAGCGCGTGATCTTCGCGATCTCGCGTGGGGGCTATTACGGCGCGGGCACGCCCACCGCGTCGCTGGAGCACCTCGAAAGCTATCTGCGTGGCGTGTTCGGTTTCATCGGGATTCATCATCCCGAATTCATCACCGCCGATGGAATCCAGGTCGGGCCGGAGCATCGCGAGAAGTCGCTCGCAAGCGCGCTCGAGGCGGCGACCACCCTGCGCGCGGCCTGA
- a CDS encoding SDR family oxidoreductase: MRLKNKTALITGGNSGIGLATAKLFVAEGAKVVITGRNKETLEAAAKELGPNALALAADATDIAATEAAIKKGAEKFGKFDIVFANAGIAGGTPLGSATLEVFEKVISTNLTGVFFTVQSALPYLNDNASIILSGSVISVLGIPGYSAYGAAKAGVRAMARIMASELSPRGIRVNVVAPGAIRTPIWGPATATPEAEKAFEKRIALTTPLGRIGETDHVAKTVLFLASDDSAHVQGQEIFVDGGAVASPSGAPIYRG, from the coding sequence GTGAGACTGAAGAACAAGACGGCCCTGATCACCGGCGGCAATAGCGGCATTGGACTGGCAACGGCAAAGCTGTTCGTGGCCGAGGGCGCCAAGGTGGTGATCACCGGGCGCAACAAGGAGACGCTCGAGGCGGCCGCGAAGGAGCTCGGTCCGAACGCGCTCGCGCTGGCCGCGGACGCCACCGACATCGCCGCCACCGAAGCTGCGATCAAGAAGGGCGCCGAAAAGTTCGGCAAGTTCGACATCGTGTTCGCCAATGCCGGCATCGCCGGCGGCACGCCGCTCGGTTCGGCCACGCTGGAGGTCTTCGAGAAGGTCATCAGCACCAATCTGACCGGCGTGTTCTTCACCGTTCAGTCCGCGCTGCCTTATCTCAACGACAACGCTTCGATCATCCTCAGCGGCTCGGTGATCTCCGTGCTCGGCATTCCCGGCTATTCGGCGTATGGCGCCGCCAAGGCCGGCGTGCGGGCGATGGCGCGGATCATGGCATCAGAACTGTCGCCGCGCGGCATTCGCGTCAACGTGGTCGCGCCCGGTGCGATCCGCACGCCGATCTGGGGGCCTGCGACCGCGACGCCCGAAGCCGAGAAGGCGTTCGAGAAGCGGATCGCACTGACGACGCCGCTGGGGCGCATTGGTGAAACAGATCACGTCGCGAAGACGGTGCTGTTCCTCGCCTCCGACGATTCCGCGCATGTGCAGGGCCAGGAAATCTTCGTCGATGGCGGCGCGGTCGCCTCGCCGAGCGGCGCGCCGATCTATCGCGGCTGA
- a CDS encoding aspartate carbamoyltransferase catalytic subunit → MTSKSTFVLGHRHLLGIEGLSAADITGLLDLSEEYVELNRQVDKKRTVLRGRTQVNLFFEASTRTQSSFELAGKRLGADVMNMSVSSSSIKKGETLVDTAMTLNAMHPDILVVRHHASGAVELLARKVDGSVINAGDGAHEHPTQALLDALTIRRNKGRLEGLVVAICGDVLHSRVARSNIILLNAMGARVRVVGPSTLLPPGIERMGVEVARDMREGLNGADIVMMLRLQRERMNGSFVPSTSEYFHYFGLDQKKLAYAKPDALVMHPGPMNRGVEIDTAVADGAQSLIREQVEMGVAVRMAVLEALARNLPNA, encoded by the coding sequence ATGACATCGAAATCGACCTTCGTCCTCGGCCACCGGCATTTGCTGGGCATCGAGGGCCTTTCCGCGGCCGACATCACCGGCCTCCTCGACCTGTCCGAAGAATATGTCGAGCTCAACCGCCAGGTTGACAAGAAGCGCACCGTCCTGCGTGGACGGACGCAGGTGAACCTCTTCTTCGAGGCGTCCACCCGGACCCAATCCTCGTTCGAGCTCGCCGGTAAACGGCTGGGCGCCGACGTCATGAACATGTCGGTGTCCTCCTCATCCATCAAAAAAGGCGAGACGCTGGTCGACACCGCCATGACGCTCAACGCCATGCACCCGGATATCCTGGTGGTGCGCCATCACGCCTCGGGCGCGGTGGAACTGCTGGCCCGCAAGGTCGACGGTTCCGTGATCAACGCCGGCGACGGCGCGCATGAGCATCCGACGCAAGCCCTGCTCGATGCGCTGACCATCCGCCGCAACAAGGGCCGGCTCGAAGGCCTCGTGGTCGCGATCTGCGGCGACGTGCTGCATTCGCGCGTCGCCCGCTCCAACATCATCCTGCTCAACGCGATGGGCGCCCGCGTCCGCGTCGTCGGCCCCTCCACGCTGCTGCCGCCCGGCATCGAGCGGATGGGCGTCGAGGTCGCGCGCGACATGCGCGAGGGGCTCAACGGTGCCGACATCGTGATGATGTTGCGGCTCCAGCGCGAGCGCATGAACGGCTCTTTCGTGCCGTCGACCTCCGAGTATTTCCATTATTTCGGGCTGGACCAGAAGAAGCTCGCCTACGCCAAGCCAGACGCCCTCGTCATGCATCCCGGCCCCATGAACCGCGGCGTCGAGATCGACACTGCGGTTGCTGACGGCGCGCAGTCCCTGATCCGCGAACAGGTGGAAATGGGCGTGGCCGTGCGCATGGCGGTGCTGGAAGCGCTCGCCCGCAACCTGCCGAACGCGTGA
- the plsY gene encoding glycerol-3-phosphate 1-O-acyltransferase PlsY, giving the protein MALELFLPVAFAIGYLLGSIPFGLILTRLGGTQDIRSIGSGSIGATNVLRTGRKGLAAATLLFDALKGTVAVVIAGYIAGPNAAMLAGLGAFLGHLFPVWLKFKGGKGVAVYIGIMLGLFWPAAVVFCLLWLATAFTARYSSLSALVASFITPLFLLWFGQPALAALAAVLTLLLFYAHRENIKRLQSGKESRIGEKA; this is encoded by the coding sequence ATGGCGCTTGAATTGTTCCTGCCGGTGGCTTTCGCCATTGGCTACCTGCTCGGCTCGATTCCGTTCGGGCTGATCCTGACCAGGCTCGGCGGCACCCAGGACATCCGCTCGATCGGCTCCGGCAGCATCGGCGCCACCAATGTGCTGCGCACGGGGCGCAAGGGCCTTGCCGCCGCGACCCTGCTGTTCGACGCGCTCAAGGGCACCGTGGCGGTGGTGATCGCCGGCTACATCGCCGGTCCCAATGCCGCGATGCTGGCCGGGCTTGGCGCCTTCCTCGGCCATCTCTTCCCGGTCTGGCTCAAGTTCAAAGGCGGCAAAGGCGTCGCCGTCTATATCGGCATCATGCTCGGGCTGTTCTGGCCGGCCGCGGTGGTGTTCTGCCTGCTCTGGTTGGCGACTGCCTTTACCGCCCGCTATTCCTCGCTCTCGGCCCTGGTGGCCTCGTTCATCACCCCGCTGTTCCTGCTGTGGTTCGGCCAACCCGCGCTCGCGGCGCTGGCGGCAGTGCTGACGCTGCTGTTGTTCTACGCTCATCGCGAGAACATCAAGCGGCTGCAATCGGGCAAGGAAAGCCGGATCGGCGAGAAGGCATAA
- the dprA gene encoding DNA-processing protein DprA, producing MLRLQGAAVDAINPSVELTEADRIDRLRLIRSDNVGPRTFRSLVDHFGTARAALERLPDLARRGGAQRSARICSAEEAKAELAASRKFGIAWLAPGEDGYPARLATLDDAPPLLAVRGDNATLMRPMIAIVGSRNASGAGLKFAGQLARELGEAGFVVISGLARGVDQAAHRASVESGTIAVLAGGHDCIYPPEHGDLLAAILDRKGAAISEMPLGHEPRARDFPRRNRLISGAALGVVVVEAAHRSGSLITARMAAEQGREVFAVPGSPLDPRAAGTNDLIKQGATLVTEAADVVNAVAPIMERPLMRTAREPDSEPFESDPQGHDRDQITGLLGPAPVTIDDLVRMSGASPAIVRTVLLELELAGRLERHGGGLVSLL from the coding sequence ATGCTGCGCCTGCAAGGAGCTGCCGTGGACGCCATCAATCCCAGCGTGGAGCTGACCGAGGCCGACAGGATCGACCGCCTGCGGCTGATCCGGTCCGACAATGTCGGGCCGCGCACGTTCCGGTCGCTGGTCGATCATTTCGGCACGGCGCGCGCGGCGCTGGAGCGGCTGCCGGATCTCGCACGCCGCGGCGGTGCGCAGCGATCGGCGCGCATCTGTAGCGCCGAAGAGGCGAAAGCCGAACTCGCCGCGAGCCGCAAGTTCGGCATCGCCTGGCTCGCGCCCGGCGAGGACGGCTATCCCGCGCGGCTGGCAACCCTCGACGATGCGCCGCCGCTGCTCGCCGTGCGCGGCGACAATGCAACGCTGATGCGGCCGATGATCGCGATCGTCGGCTCGCGCAACGCCTCCGGTGCAGGCTTGAAATTCGCCGGTCAGCTCGCCCGCGAACTTGGAGAAGCAGGCTTTGTCGTCATCTCCGGCCTCGCCCGCGGCGTCGACCAGGCCGCGCACCGCGCCAGCGTCGAGAGCGGCACCATCGCCGTGCTCGCCGGCGGCCATGACTGCATCTATCCGCCCGAGCATGGCGATTTGCTCGCAGCGATCCTCGACCGCAAGGGTGCCGCGATCTCCGAGATGCCGCTCGGCCACGAGCCGCGCGCCCGCGACTTCCCCCGCCGCAACCGGCTGATCTCGGGCGCCGCGCTCGGCGTGGTCGTGGTGGAGGCGGCGCATCGCTCGGGCTCGCTGATCACCGCGCGCATGGCCGCCGAACAGGGCCGCGAAGTGTTCGCTGTGCCGGGCTCGCCGCTCGATCCGCGCGCCGCCGGCACCAATGATCTGATCAAGCAGGGCGCGACGCTCGTCACCGAAGCCGCCGACGTCGTCAACGCTGTCGCACCGATCATGGAGCGGCCGCTGATGCGCACCGCGCGCGAGCCGGACAGCGAGCCGTTCGAAAGCGACCCGCAAGGACACGACCGCGACCAGATCACCGGCCTGCTCGGCCCTGCCCCTGTCACGATCGACGATCTCGTGCGGATGTCCGGCGCCTCGCCTGCGATCGTGCGCACCGTGCTCTTGGAGCTCGAACTCGCCGGCCGGCTCGAACGCCACGGCGGAGGCTTGGTCTCGCTGCTTTAA
- a CDS encoding helix-turn-helix domain-containing protein, whose product MGTSLKPAHIDLPAAPRPDPNHADCRGVASILARVGDKWSVFVIMMLSDGPKRFNELKRMINGISQRMLTLTLRGLERDGLVTRTIFPTIPPRVDYELTDLGRGLQQPVKALGEWAITHQEQIASARTRFDERNTP is encoded by the coding sequence ATGGGCACATCCCTGAAACCTGCGCACATCGATTTGCCCGCCGCACCAAGGCCGGATCCCAACCATGCGGACTGCCGCGGCGTCGCCTCGATCCTCGCGCGCGTCGGCGACAAATGGAGCGTGTTCGTCATCATGATGCTCAGCGATGGGCCGAAGCGCTTCAACGAGCTCAAGCGCATGATCAACGGCATCTCGCAGCGGATGCTGACCTTGACGCTGCGCGGGCTCGAGCGTGACGGCCTGGTCACACGCACGATCTTCCCGACCATTCCGCCGCGCGTGGATTACGAGCTGACCGATCTCGGCCGCGGGCTGCAGCAGCCGGTGAAGGCACTCGGCGAATGGGCGATCACGCATCAGGAGCAGATCGCCTCGGCGCGCACGCGCTTCGACGAGCGGAACACTCCTTAA
- a CDS encoding amidase, whose product MISLADLQRRIEAGELSPEAAIAQSHAAIEAREKDVHAFVRHDSSAKAQGAGPLRGIAVGIKDIIDTANFPTEMGSSIYRGWQPRADAPVVMMLKRAGATIIGKTTTTAFASRDPTPTLNPHNLGHTPGGSSSGSAAAVGAGMIPLALGTQTGGSVIRPAAYCGTAAIKPSFRMLPTVGVKCYSWALDTVGLFGARAEDLARGLLAMTGRTEFAGIVPAKAPRIGVVRQEFAGDVEPAAEEGLQAAIKAATRAGASVQNIDLPQAVQEAWRIHPIIQDFEAHRALAWEFSERHDEIAPMLRASLDATVGLTPKDYDDARRISRRGRRELGELFEGFDVLLTYSAPGTPPAKELASTGDPRYNRLWTLMGNPCVNVPVLKANGLPIGVQVIARFGNDAHALATAWFLEQALAKSG is encoded by the coding sequence ATGATCTCACTCGCCGATCTCCAGCGCCGCATCGAAGCGGGCGAACTTTCGCCCGAGGCCGCCATCGCGCAATCGCATGCGGCCATCGAGGCCAGGGAGAAGGACGTCCACGCCTTCGTCCGTCACGACAGCTCCGCGAAGGCGCAAGGCGCCGGGCCGCTGCGCGGCATCGCGGTCGGGATCAAGGACATCATCGACACCGCCAATTTTCCGACCGAGATGGGATCATCGATCTATCGCGGCTGGCAGCCGCGCGCGGACGCGCCTGTCGTGATGATGCTGAAACGGGCGGGCGCCACCATCATCGGCAAGACCACCACCACGGCGTTCGCCTCGCGCGATCCGACCCCGACGCTCAATCCGCACAATCTCGGCCATACGCCGGGCGGCTCGTCCTCGGGCTCGGCCGCGGCCGTCGGCGCCGGCATGATCCCGCTGGCGCTGGGCACCCAGACCGGCGGCTCGGTGATCCGCCCCGCCGCCTATTGCGGGACCGCCGCGATCAAGCCGTCGTTCCGGATGCTGCCGACGGTCGGCGTCAAATGCTATTCATGGGCGCTCGACACGGTCGGCCTGTTCGGCGCGCGCGCGGAAGATCTCGCGCGCGGACTGCTCGCGATGACCGGCCGCACCGAATTCGCCGGCATCGTCCCGGCGAAAGCGCCGCGCATCGGCGTCGTCAGGCAGGAGTTCGCCGGCGACGTGGAGCCGGCCGCGGAGGAGGGGCTGCAAGCCGCGATCAAGGCGGCGACGCGGGCGGGCGCCAGCGTGCAGAACATCGATCTGCCGCAAGCGGTGCAGGAGGCCTGGCGCATTCATCCGATCATTCAGGACTTCGAGGCGCATCGCGCGCTCGCCTGGGAATTTTCCGAACGCCACGACGAGATCGCACCGATGCTGCGCGCCAGTCTCGATGCGACGGTCGGTCTCACACCCAAGGACTACGACGACGCACGCCGGATCAGCCGTCGCGGGCGTCGCGAGCTTGGCGAGTTGTTCGAGGGGTTCGACGTGCTGCTGACCTATTCGGCGCCGGGCACGCCGCCGGCCAAGGAGCTCGCGAGCACCGGCGACCCCCGCTACAACAGGCTGTGGACGCTGATGGGCAACCCTTGCGTCAACGTGCCGGTGCTCAAGGCCAATGGCCTGCCGATTGGCGTGCAGGTGATCGCGCGGTTCGGCAACGACGCGCATGCGCTGGCGACGGCGTGGTTCCTGGAGCAGGCGCTGGCGAAATCAGGCTAG
- a CDS encoding dihydroorotase, translating to MLTDRRPILLANARVVDPSRDFDGPGDVLIADGIIREARRGIGAAGVPEGTDVVNCAGKIVAPGLIDMRAFVGEPGFSHRETFASASQAAATGGITTIICQPDTLPVIDNSATVDFVMRRARDTAIVNIQPMAALTKGMRGEEMTEFGLLKAAGAIAFSDCDKSVINAQVMRRALTYARDFDALIVHYTEDRDLVGEGVMNEGEFASRLGLMGIPNAAEAVMLERDMRLVALTGGRYHAASLTCIESLDVLKRARDAGLAVTASASINHLALNENDIGPYRSFLKLSPPLRTEDDRRALVAAVASGLVDVIMSDHNPQDVEVKRLPFAEAAPGAIGLETMLPAGLRLVHNDELDLKTLIRAMSTRPAEILGLPGGTLRTGSPADVIVIDPDVPWVVDPADLKSPCKNTPFDEARFTGRVVRTIVGGRTVYEHV from the coding sequence ATGTTGACCGACCGCCGACCCATCCTGCTTGCCAACGCCCGCGTCGTCGACCCCAGCAGGGATTTCGATGGCCCCGGCGATGTCCTGATCGCCGACGGCATCATCCGAGAGGCCCGCCGCGGCATTGGCGCTGCCGGCGTCCCCGAGGGCACCGATGTCGTCAACTGCGCCGGCAAGATCGTCGCACCCGGCCTGATCGACATGCGCGCCTTCGTCGGCGAGCCCGGCTTCAGCCATCGCGAGACCTTTGCGTCCGCGAGCCAGGCGGCAGCGACCGGCGGCATTACCACCATCATCTGCCAGCCCGATACCTTGCCGGTGATCGACAATTCGGCGACCGTCGACTTCGTGATGCGCCGCGCCCGCGACACCGCCATCGTCAACATCCAGCCGATGGCGGCGCTGACCAAGGGCATGCGCGGCGAGGAGATGACCGAGTTCGGCCTGCTCAAGGCGGCCGGCGCGATCGCCTTCAGCGACTGCGACAAGAGCGTGATCAATGCGCAGGTGATGCGCCGCGCCTTGACCTACGCGCGCGATTTCGACGCGCTGATCGTGCACTACACCGAGGATCGCGATCTCGTCGGCGAAGGCGTGATGAACGAGGGCGAGTTCGCATCGCGGCTCGGCCTGATGGGCATCCCGAACGCGGCGGAGGCCGTGATGCTGGAGCGCGACATGCGTCTGGTCGCGCTCACCGGCGGTCGCTATCACGCGGCCTCACTGACCTGCATCGAGTCGCTCGACGTGCTCAAGCGCGCCCGCGACGCCGGCCTCGCCGTGACCGCCTCGGCCTCGATCAACCACCTTGCGCTGAACGAGAACGACATCGGCCCTTACCGTTCGTTCCTGAAGCTGTCGCCGCCGCTGCGCACCGAGGACGACCGCCGCGCGCTGGTCGCCGCCGTCGCCTCCGGCCTCGTCGACGTCATCATGTCCGACCACAATCCGCAGGACGTCGAGGTCAAGCGCCTGCCTTTCGCGGAAGCAGCCCCCGGCGCCATCGGGCTGGAGACCATGCTCCCGGCGGGCCTTCGCCTCGTGCACAATGATGAGCTGGACCTCAAGACGCTGATCCGGGCGATGTCGACCCGGCCAGCCGAGATTTTGGGATTGCCTGGCGGAACCCTGCGCACGGGCAGCCCCGCCGACGTCATCGTGATCGACCCCGATGTTCCCTGGGTGGTCGATCCCGCCGACCTCAAATCGCCCTGCAAGAACACGCCGTTCGATGAGGCCCGCTTTACAGGGCGCGTGGTGCGCACCATTGTCGGCGGACGGACGGTGTACGAGCATGTCTGA
- a CDS encoding patatin-like phospholipase family protein, with amino-acid sequence MSEKIVSAQDDGDLRGAACTAASRLLSTTDIWSAGPSPAPAPKPLPVAPPAPPPARIAQAPLTVEAVIAAAPVAPARLRANPWPPQKLSLALQGGGTFAAFTWGVLERLLEEPSIAIDTISGTSAGAINALLLASGFAEGGREGARARLNRFWIRLMHEASFRSLMLIGGFSPAGSSVAFGPTLRSGQFDPFDLDPLRQALSRDINFSALRDPRCPKLLIAATRIRDGQQQIFRNDVITADVALASTCPPLVHCAVEIDGEAYWDGGLGGNPPLLRLVQDTTSAEILLVQVTPARDSYVPITLAAIDRRLDQIAANAALNAEIAAIEWAQSQAASSLRLSRIAAEDFVDGLAQRSSTDLGRGFIRALHRSGREAAGRWLKQGTDHGAAPAASGQRIVAREPALA; translated from the coding sequence ATGAGCGAGAAGATTGTCAGCGCGCAAGACGATGGCGATTTGCGAGGTGCTGCCTGCACCGCAGCAAGCCGGCTGCTCTCGACGACGGATATCTGGTCCGCGGGGCCCTCGCCGGCTCCTGCTCCCAAGCCTCTGCCCGTTGCGCCACCAGCGCCGCCGCCTGCTCGCATCGCGCAAGCTCCTCTGACAGTTGAGGCCGTGATCGCTGCGGCGCCAGTTGCACCCGCGCGGCTCCGCGCCAACCCATGGCCGCCGCAAAAACTGTCGCTGGCGCTTCAGGGCGGCGGCACCTTCGCCGCTTTCACCTGGGGCGTGCTGGAGCGGCTGCTGGAAGAGCCATCGATCGCGATCGACACCATCAGCGGCACCAGTGCCGGCGCCATCAACGCGCTGTTGCTCGCCTCCGGTTTCGCCGAGGGTGGCCGTGAAGGCGCGCGCGCGCGGCTGAACCGGTTCTGGATCCGGCTGATGCACGAGGCCTCGTTCCGATCGCTGATGCTGATCGGCGGCTTCTCGCCGGCGGGAAGCTCGGTCGCGTTCGGTCCGACGCTGCGCTCCGGCCAGTTCGATCCGTTCGATCTCGATCCGCTGCGGCAGGCGCTGTCGCGCGACATCAACTTTTCCGCCTTGCGCGACCCGCGCTGCCCGAAGCTGCTGATCGCAGCAACCCGGATCCGCGACGGGCAGCAGCAGATCTTCCGCAACGACGTGATCACCGCCGACGTCGCGCTGGCCTCGACCTGTCCACCACTGGTTCATTGCGCGGTGGAGATCGATGGCGAGGCTTATTGGGACGGCGGCCTCGGCGGCAACCCGCCCCTGCTGCGGCTCGTGCAGGACACGACGAGCGCCGAAATCCTGCTGGTCCAGGTCACGCCGGCGCGCGACAGCTACGTGCCGATCACGCTCGCCGCGATCGACCGCAGGCTGGACCAGATCGCGGCCAACGCCGCCCTCAATGCCGAGATCGCGGCGATTGAATGGGCGCAATCGCAGGCCGCATCGTCGCTGAGGCTCTCCAGGATCGCCGCGGAAGATTTCGTCGACGGCCTGGCGCAGCGCTCGTCCACCGATCTCGGCCGCGGCTTCATTCGCGCGCTTCACCGCAGCGGCCGCGAGGCCGCCGGGCGCTGGCTCAAGCAAGGTACCGATCACGGCGCAGCGCCGGCCGCATCCGGCCAGCGCATCGTTGCCCGCGAACCTGCGCTAGCCTGA
- a CDS encoding M15 family metallopeptidase, translating into MTAKTGIAARAALIGLLATSALAPVRAQTLPGGFVYLRDIDPSIIQDIRYATANNFVGRPLAGYGAGECVVKREVGLRLKAVQQELAAQNLSLKMFDCYRPARASLDMVKWSQNGHETAAERRYNPKIPKTELFRLGYIASRSQHSTGAALDLTLVDLKADNSGKYDPSKAYADCTAPVESRPPEGSVDMGTGYDCTDVKGHTAAPSISPDQRAWRKRLVAAMARQGFVNYAKEWWHFSLPGAGGAAYDFPIQPRRN; encoded by the coding sequence ATGACCGCAAAGACTGGGATCGCGGCGCGCGCAGCGCTTATTGGGCTGCTGGCGACGTCAGCCCTCGCGCCGGTGCGGGCACAGACATTGCCCGGCGGTTTCGTCTATTTGCGCGACATCGACCCCAGCATCATCCAGGACATCCGCTACGCCACCGCGAACAATTTCGTCGGCCGTCCGCTCGCCGGCTACGGCGCCGGCGAATGCGTGGTGAAGCGGGAGGTGGGCCTGCGGCTGAAGGCGGTGCAGCAGGAACTGGCGGCGCAAAATCTCTCGCTGAAGATGTTCGACTGCTACCGGCCGGCGCGGGCCTCGCTCGACATGGTCAAGTGGTCGCAGAACGGCCACGAGACCGCCGCCGAGCGGCGCTACAATCCCAAAATTCCCAAGACCGAGCTGTTCCGCCTCGGCTACATCGCAAGCCGCTCGCAGCATTCGACGGGTGCTGCGCTCGACCTCACGCTGGTCGATCTCAAGGCCGACAATTCAGGCAAATACGACCCGTCAAAGGCCTACGCCGACTGTACCGCGCCGGTCGAGTCGCGCCCGCCCGAGGGCAGCGTCGACATGGGCACCGGCTATGACTGCACCGACGTGAAAGGGCACACCGCCGCACCGTCGATCAGTCCGGACCAGCGCGCCTGGCGCAAGCGGCTCGTGGCAGCGATGGCGAGGCAAGGCTTTGTGAACTATGCGAAGGAGTGGTGGCACTTTTCACTGCCGGGGGCGGGAGGGGCGGCCTATGATTTCCCGATCCAGCCCCGGCGGAACTGA